A window from Citrus sinensis cultivar Valencia sweet orange chromosome 3, DVS_A1.0, whole genome shotgun sequence encodes these proteins:
- the LOC102631220 gene encoding uncharacterized protein LOC102631220 isoform X2, which translates to MEKHKGGITDFLNHDGLSEAVVLHDEDKQLSEVIADRDYAPKEEVWITYGKFPNSTLLLDFGFSLPYNIYDEGAALSFKYYQHCFSSMKESVVLPSYELS; encoded by the exons ATGGAGAAGCACAAAGGGGGAATCACTG ATTTTTTGAATCACGATGGGCTTTCAGAAGCAGTTGTGTTGCATGATGAGGATAAACAATTGTCAGAG GTTATTGCTGATCGAGATTATGCTCCTAAAGAAGAG GTATGGATAACATATGGAAAATTCCCAAATTCAACCTTGCTATTGGATTTTGGTTTTTCCCTTCCATACAACATATACGATGAG GGTGCAGCTCTCAGTTTCAAGTACTACCAACATTGTTTCTCTTCCATGAAAGAATCTGTAGTTTTACCCAGCTATGAACTGAGTTAG